From Penicillium psychrofluorescens genome assembly, chromosome: 1, one genomic window encodes:
- a CDS encoding uncharacterized protein (ID:PFLUO_001010-T1.cds;~source:funannotate) — MSATALTNPAPDWLNKGDQAWQLTAGTLVALQSIPGLAILYAGFVKKKWAINSAFMVFYAFSATLVCWVIWAYKMAFGEQWGKFPLVGTPGPVLTMQQNLAQATLPAADITTNFNLSTMIYFQFVFAAITVIILGGSLLGRINLLAWMVFVPLWITLSYTVGAFSLWGGGFLSKMGVLDYSGGYVIHLSSGTAGFTAAYWVGPRLQRDKDSFFPNNILLMLVGAGILWVCWNGFNGGDPYAASPDAGVAVLNTNICTAMSLLIWTTLDFIFFKKPSVIGAVQGEITGLVAITPAAGFVAGWGAVIIGVCSGSIPWISMNILGRMKWVKKVDDVMGVVHTHMVAGFLGGFLTGIFATVDGCAAFGLTNPGGAIAGNGRQVWLQIVGALFIIGLNMFMTTLICVFIQYVLRIPLRMNEQQLLVGDDAVHGEEAYALFFEGERSHLSLNANGLESGHIIDSQSMGNTAGSGDGTPSGSTANGAAKLNEGLA; from the exons ATGTCTGCCACGGCGTTGACCAATCCAGCGCCAGA CTGGCTCAACAAGGGAGATCAGGCTTGGCAGTTAACGGCTGGTACGCTAGTTGCTCTTCAGTCAATTCCAGGGCTTGCGATTCTCTATGCGGGTTTCGTTAAGAA GAAGTGGGCCATTAATTCCGCGTTCATG GTCTTCTACGCTTTCTCCGCTACACTCGTGTGCTGGGTTATTTGGGCATACAAGATGGCTTTCGGCGAGCAATGGGGCAAATTCCCCTTGGTTGGCACGCCCGGTCCCGTTTTAACCATGCAACAAAACCTAGCACAAGCGACCTTGCCAGCCGCCGATATCACAACCAATTTCAACTTGTCGACTATGATCTACTTCCAGTTCGTCTTCGCGGCTATCACCGTTATTATCCTGGGCGGATCTCTGCTAGGGCGAATCAATCTTTTGGCATGGATGGTGTTTGTGCCCCTCTGGATCACACTGAGCTATACCGTTGGAGCATTTAG TCTTTGGGGCGGGGGCTTTCTCAGCAAGATGGGCGTCCTAGATTATTCGGGCGGATATGTCATCCATTTGAGCTCTGGTACTGCTG GGTTTACCGCTGCATACTGGGTTGGTCCACGCTTGCAACGCGATAAGgactccttcttccccaacaACATTCTTCTCATGCTCGTCGGTGCGGGCATCCTCTGGGTATGCTGGAATGGTTTCAATGGAGGTGATCCATATGCGGCTAGTCCCGACGCCGGCGTTGCCGTTCTCAACACCAATATCTGTACCGCCATGAGTCTGCTCATTTGGACGACCCTGGACTTTATCTTTTTCAAGAAGCCATCCGTCATAGGTGCCGTTCAAGGCGAAATCACTGGTCTTGTGGCAATCACTCCCGCTGCTGGCTTCGTCGCAGGTTGGGGAGCTGTCATTATTGGAGTTTGCTCAGGCTCCATTCCTTGGATATCGATGAACATCCTAGGGAGAATGAAATGGGTGAAGAAGGTTGATGACGTTA TGGGAGTTGTTCATACACATATGGTCGCTGGATTCCTAGGCGGATTCCTCACCGGTATCTTTGCTACTGTTGATGGATGTGCCGCGTTTGGTCTTACAAATCCCGGTGGCGCGATCGCAGGTAATGGGCGACAGGTATGGCTGCAGATTGTGGGTGCCCTATTCATCATTGGCCTCAATATGTTCATGACGACGTTGATCTGCGTTTTCATCCAATATGTCTTACGCATCCCGTTGCGTATGAATGAGCAACAACTGCTTGTTGGTGATGACGCAGTCCATGGCGAAGAGGCCTATGCCTTGTTTTTTGAAGGCGAGAGGAGCCACCTCAGCCTCAATGCGAATGGGCTAGAGAGTGGCCACATCATCGACAGCCAAAGTATGGGAAACACAGCGGGCAGTGGTGATGGGACACCTTCAGGAAGTACCGCAAATGGGGCAGCGAAGCTGAATGAAGGACTGGCATAG
- a CDS encoding uncharacterized protein (ID:PFLUO_001008-T1.cds;~source:funannotate) yields the protein MSSIHEQIERGTADPYIALISCILFISVEIVQGRLEEALQLYWQGVSLIRDLRTNAHFAASASKAALLENTIIPLFMRLNTIALTISGTPASEILTFADSHMSQGFTSLDSARLAIIALSAEVMLFERETYLHLMAVAGDSRVHPEFLTRQQNLQARLDHWLRAYTNLIETLRREPATPPRSSTTSEPLLLIYHAAASIFVSTCLTCSPLSYDVHLPTFQMIVEQADLILSNSVGPDGAQPPFTFEMGVGLPLYITALRCRDPIIRRRALHLLRQSPKVQSFFKCTPVALLAEAIMNLEEGYSASLRTTCSTDYENNSASLASHIPEEARIITAGVFKPQNGPPDGFPADEFAEWLEGEFRTWNRNPDQLVLRFCRGQHYPEHDTWRLTWTNVPIL from the coding sequence ATGTCTAGCATTCACGAGCAGATTGAGCGCGGCACTGCAGATCCCTACATCGCCCTGATTAGCTGTATACTATTTATCAGCGTGGAGATCGTCCAAGGGCGTTTGGAGGAAGCTCTCCAGCTCTACTGGCAGGGCGTAAGTCTCATTAGGGACCTACGGACCAATGCTCATTTtgcagcatctgcttccAAGGCCGCGCTCCTTGAAAACACTATCATTCCTCTATTTATGCGTCTGAACACCATTGCGCTCACTATTTCTGGAACCCCAGCCAGCGAGATTCTCACATTTGCAGACAGCCACATGAGCCAGGGATTCACTTCTCTCGACTCGGCTCGGCTAGCCATTATCGCTCTCTCTGCAGAAGTAATGCTCTTCGAGCGCGAGACATATTTGCATCTCatggctgttgctggtgacTCTCGAGTACACCCTGAATTTCTTACTAGACAACAAAATCTCCAAGCTCGTCTCGATCACTGGCTCCGCGCATACACCAACTTGATTGAGACCCTCCGTCGCGAACCTGCAACACCACCGAGGTCATCCACTACCAGCGAACCCCTTCTTCTCATATATCATGCTGCTGCATCTATATTCGTGTCAACTTGCTTGACATGCAGTCCTCTCAGCTACGATGTCCATCTACCCACTTTTCAAATGATCGTCGAGCAGGCCGATCTCATTCTCAGCAACTCGGTGGGTCCCGATGGCGCTCAGCCTCCTTTTACGTTTGAAATGGGGGTTGGTCTTCCACTGTACATAACCGCATTACGGTGCCGTGATCCGATCATCCGTCGGAGAGCATTACATCTGCTGCGCCAATCGCCCAAGGTGCAGTCTTTCTTCAAGTGCACGCCAGTTGCACTGTTGGCAGAGGCCATTATGAACCTGGAAGAGGGATACAGTGCGTCACTACGCACTACATGCTCAACAGACTATGAGAATAATTCGGCATCGCTAGCAAGTCATATTCCGGAGGAGGCTCGTATTATCACTGCTGGTGTCTTTAAACCGCAAAATGGTCCCCCAGATGGATTTCCCGCCGATGAATTCGCAGAATGGCTCGAGGGTGAATTTCGAACCTGGAATCGGAATCCGGATCAACTTGTCTTGAGATTTTGCAGGGGCCAGCACTACCCAGAGCACGACACATGGCGCTTGACTTGGACAAATGTGCCCATCTTGTAG
- a CDS encoding uncharacterized protein (ID:PFLUO_001011-T1.cds;~source:funannotate): MSRPSKNARDIACARCFRLKRKCDHVKPICGECRRKGAECLPAKARRTGETVTIPLEYLKQLEEKVAELDSGSGGTMRDAAVQTEEVLDSEVSRSQSRSPVSALRIPWNTSPDAPPGWNDDSENDGTLAILPESYPHRRSRRSSPAWSSFADPFSLLDDAAIDFPYIDTGALYPTMDGDDPWLLELYANLYFNISNREWPFLNESAWKSWHSEWLTTGQEEDWRRYFLQMVYAIGASLCSTLQRGPAHSARSKKLYTSAMRFYPHVVAQSSTVLQIQASILMILYTLHSPSIEEMTTSVSSVMPFCTAAMAEIRKHASAGRDSTTTMSGSDESLAESMFITCYMLNEIVVSGWDRPVSAAYRAVDDDMRILGDAVQPPDNSDPALSHLFRLRKIQANIRRLRENRPRHRLLENDDHNYSIKSALDVWRQDIPRYGSEIGPSGYLHPVWMAKLYDYSLLILMEEKRDFLGHDGTEDVLSAIVELVFQFRAGIMLLYIVWSTTRQLGRIESYSLEAIPACATTLSCFASRWTDALTYSKLFDFLHHKVLDSTNVDLYDTRSSVSIEDAEFYLEQLKKRYLHRAVLDMIEEIMHGEFLQITEISDVPMDIIS; the protein is encoded by the exons ATGTCTCGACCCTCCAAGAACGCGAGAGATATAGCCTGCGCCCGCTGTTTCCGCCTAAAACGAAAATGTGACCACGTCAAGCCCATCTGTGGCGAATGTCGCCGCAAAGGCGCGGAATGCCTGCCGGCCAAGGCCCGCCGGACGGGCGAGACCGTCACCATCCCATTGGAATACCTCAAACAACTAGAAGAGAAAGTGGCTGAACTCGATTCGGGATCTGGTGGGACTATGCGCGATGCGGCTGTgcagacggaggaggtgctggataGTGAAGTTTCCCGTTCGCAATCGCGATCACCTGTCAGTGCTTTGCGCATACCGTGGAATACGTCTCCAGATGCTCCTCCCGGCTGGAATGATGACTCTGAAAATGATGGCACATTGGCCATTCTACCTGAATCCTATCCTCACCGAAGATCTCGACGCTCCTCGCCGGCTTGGTCTTCATTTGCAGACCCATTTTCGCTGCTTGATGACGCTGCAATCGACTTTCCTTACATAGACACAGGAGCACTGTATCCCACCATGGATGGCGACGATCCCTGGCTGCTGGAACTCTACGCAAACCTCTATTTCAATATATCCAACCGAGAATGGCCTTTTCTGAACGAAAGCGCCTGGAAGTCCTGGCATAGCGAGTGGCTAACAAcaggacaagaagaagactggaGACGATATTTTCTGCAAATGGTCTATGCCATTGGCGCATCCCTCTGCAGCACTCTCCAGCGAGGCCCAGCGCACTCAGCTCGCTCAAAGAAACTTTATACCTCCGCCATGAGATTCTACCCGCATGTCGTCGCACAATCCTCCACGGTCCTGCAGATCCAAGCATCCATCCTCATGATTCTTTATACTCTGCACTCCCCATCTATTGAAGAAATGACCACGAGCGTTTCTTCAGTGATGCCATTCTGCACGGCTGCAATGGCCGAAATCCGCAAGCATGCCTCGGCGGGCCGGGACAGCACGACGACCATGTCCGGATCGGATGAATCCCTGGCGGAGAGTATGTTTATTACGTGCTACATGCTGAATGAGATTGTCGTCTCTGGATGGGACAGGCCGGTATCAGCTGCCTACCGGGCTGTGGACGATGAT ATGCGTATTCTGGGCGACGCAGTTCAGCCACCAGACAACTCAGACCCAGCACTCAGCCACTTATTTCGACTACGAAAGATCCAAGCAAATATTCGAAGATTGCGAGAGAACCGGCCGCGCCACCGCTTGCTGGAAAATGACGACCACAATTATTCTATCAAGTCTGCGTTGGATGTCTGGCGGCAGGATATACCGCGTTACGGAAGTGAAATTGGGCCAAGTGGCTACCTTCACCCCGTCTGGATGGCGAAATTATATGATTATAgtcttctcatcctcatggaagagaagagagattTCCTTGGGCACGATGGCACGGAAGATGTCCTCTCTGCTATCGTAGAG CTCGTGTTTCAGTTCCGGGCGGGTATTATGCTCCTTTACATTGTCTGGTCGACAACGCGGCAACTCGGCCGCATTGAATCTTATTCTTTAGAGGCCATTCCCGCTTGTGCAACGACCTTGTCTTGCTTTGCAAGTCGCTGGACCGATGCATTGACATATTCGAAGCTCTTCGACTTCTTACATCATAAGGTGCTGGACAGTACCAACGTGGATCTGTACGACACAAGATCCTCAGTCTCGATTGAGGACGCTGAGTTTTACCTGGAACAACTGAAAAAGAGGTACCTCCACCGTGCTGTCCTAGACATGATTGAGGAGATAATGCACGGAGAGTTTCTCCAGATTACAGAGATATCAGATGTTCCGATGGATATCATATCATAA
- a CDS encoding uncharacterized protein (ID:PFLUO_001012-T1.cds;~source:funannotate), producing MSDPETHRTQKRRRLDAAFTLSKPFKSPLRRRTPASSENISSTTEPTTPEATKHKNELLPNPAPTPGNSSSILKPSLPASGSPLRKRKPTTFSLTDPKVLELQKKQRVLQTRVVSLRSELDTARQALQIESSTKAAELEALIFKWRFISQEAADEVFLDARDRVARMGGLGVWRERSKRDNAPWEDSAQQKNENGGDGEGYDGEMDVDSPQKGGSEKQESVPDDEEFSMAFMLKMLNVEAATIGFDVSGQKWIR from the exons ATGTCTGATCCTGAAACGCACCGTACACAAAAGCGCCGTCGCCTGGACGCAGCATTTACTCTCTCCAAGCCATTCAAATCACCTCTGCGCCGCCGAACGCCCGCATCCAGCGAGAACATTTCCTCAACGACAGAGCCAACTACACCCGAGGCAACCAAGCACAAGAACGAATTACTCCCGAATCCAGCACCCACACCAGGTAATTCAAGCTCAATCCTCAAGCCATCCCTCCCAGCATCCGGCTCCCCTCTCCGCAAACGCAAACCCACCACATTCTCTCTCACAGACCCCAAAGTCCTCGAACTACAGAAGAAACAGCGTGTTCTCCAGACTCGTGTCGTATCGCTCCGCTCTGAGCTCGATACCGCGCGCCAGGCTCTACAGATTGAGTCATCAACCAAAGCCGCAGAACTGGAAGCTCTGATCTTCAAATGGCGTTTCATCAGCCAGGAAGCAGCCGATGAGGTCTTCCTTGATGCTCGGGACCGCGTCGCGCGTATGGGTGGTCTAGGTGTCTGGCGAGAGCGCTCAAAGCGTGACAATGCACCGTGGGAGGATtcggcgcagcagaagaatgAGAACGGAGGTGACGGTGAAGGCTACGATGGAGAAATGGATGTGGACTCTCCGCAGAAGGGGGGTTCGGAGAAGCAGGAGTCTGTCCCGGATGATGAG GAGTTTTCAATGGCGTTCATGCTCAAGATGCTCAATGTCGAGGCTGCGACTATTGGGTTTGATGTGTCGGGTCAGAAGTGGATTCGTTGA
- a CDS encoding uncharacterized protein (ID:PFLUO_001007-T1.cds;~source:funannotate): MGSIPQSSLPSDFVWGFATASYQIEGAANEDGRLPSIWDTFSKIPGKVAGGGTGEVACDSYHRTHEDIALLKTCGAKAYRFSLSWSRIIPLGGRNDPVNEIGLQHYQIFIDDLIAAGITPMVTLYHWDLPNELEKRYGGLRNKAEFVADYAHFARVVFEAFGSKVKQWITFNEPWCSSVLGYNLGAHAPGRTSDRSKNPVGDGSTEPWIVGHNILVAHGAAVKIYRDEFKARDGGEIGITLNGDWAEPWDPENPADVEACDRKIEFAISWFADPIYHGKYPDSMIRQLGSRLPTWTPEELALVHGSNDFYGMNHYCANYIRAGTGEPDPTDVAGNLELLLEDKNGHSIGPITQSPWLRPCAIGFRKLLKWLSDRYGYPKIYVTENGTSILGENDLPMDQLLEDDFRVKYFRDYIGAMADAYTLDGVNVRAYMAWSLMDNFEWAEGYETRFGVTYIDYEQNQKRVPKKSAKVIGQIFDRLIEKV, encoded by the exons ATGGGCTCCATACCCCAATCTAGTCTTCCGTCTGACTTTGTCTGGGGTTTTGCGACAGCTAGTTACCAGATTGAAGGCGCCGCGAATGAAGACGGTCGCCTGCCTTCTATCTGGGATACATTCTCAAAAATCCCCGGCAAGGTCGCAGGCGGCGGGACCGGCGAGGTGGCCTGCGATTCGTACCATCGCACTCATGAGGACATTGCGCTGTTGAAGACTTGCGGTGCGAAGGCGTATCGGTTTTCACTGTCATG GTCGCGAATCATCCCCCTCGGCGGCCGCAACGACCCCGTGAACGAGATAGGCCTGCAACATTACCAGATCTTCATCGATGACTTGATCGCAGCCGGGATCACGCCGATGGTCACACTTTACCACTGGGATCTTCCCAACGAGCTAGAGAAGCGCTACGGCGGCCTCCGGAACAAGGCCGAATTCGTTGCTGATTATGCGCACTTCGCACGCGTGGTGTTCGAAGCTTTCGGCTCGAAAGTCAAACAATGGATTACCTTCAACGAGCCCTGGTGTAGCAGTGTGCTCGGGTATAACCTTGGCGCTCACGCGCCCGGCCGGACGAGTGATCGATCCAAGAACCCTGTCGGTGATGGCTCGACTGAGCCATGGATTGTCGGGCATAATATCCTGGTTGCGCATGGGGCTGCTGTGAAGATATATCGGGATGAGTTCAAGGCgcgggatggtggtgagaTTGGCATTACGCTGAATG GCGACTGGGCCGAGCCTTGGGATCCTGAGAACCCAGCCGACGTGGAAGCTTGCGACCGCAAGATCGAGTTCGCCATCTCCTGGTTCGCCGATCCCATCTATCACGGCAAATATCCGGACAGCATGATCCGGCAACTCGGCTCCCGCCTGCCGACCTGGACGCCTGAGGAACTAGCCCTCGTGCACGGCAGCAACGACTTTTACGGAATGAACCACTACTGCGCGAACTACATCCGCGCCGGAACGGGGGAGCCCGATCCCACCGATGTGGCGGGGAacctggagctgctgctcgaGGACAAGAATGGGCACAGCATCGGGCCCATCACGCAGTCACCGTGGCTGCGGCCGTGTGCCATTGGATTCCGCAAGCTGCTCAAGTGGCTCAGTGACCGTTACGGATACCCTAAGATCTATGTCACGGAAAACGGGACGAGTATCCTCGGCGAAAACGATTTGCCAATGGACCAGTTGCTCGAGGATGATTTCCGCGTGAAGTATTTTAGGGATTATATCGGAGCCATGGCTGATGCTTATACTCTGGACGGAGTCAATGTGCGGGCATATATGGCGTGGAGTTTGATGGA TAACTTCGAATGGGCCGAGGGCTATGAGACTCGCTTTGGCGTCACGTATATCGACTACGAGCAAAACCAGAAGAGGGTTCCCAAGAAGAGCGCCAAGGTCATTGGGCAGATTTTTGATAGGCTGATTGAGAAGGTCTGA
- a CDS encoding uncharacterized protein (ID:PFLUO_001009-T1.cds;~source:funannotate) yields MAQQADKFTLLDASISELQTALSSGWLSSVDLVSRYLRRISVYDANGPKLSAIPILNPNVFDEAAASDARRAAGLPPRLLEGIPYLVKDNIKVKGMTVASGSPAFEKLVATEDAACVQVLREAGAVLLGRTNMPAMAYGGMQRGCYGRAESPYNSAYLAAAYASGSSNGSAVATASNMCAFSLGTETVSSGRSPASNNAVVAYTPSKGLLPLRGVWPLYPTCDVLVPHTRIMSDLLLVLDVLATSDPSPRGDFYNEQTIVHLPSITTLRPQSFSTLQDTNSLRGKRIGVPSMYIGGDDSSLQAVSRICTRPSITKLWQQARRALEACGAEVIETDDFPLVTTYESKAMNGQLVTIADLPDGWPATERCELVAHAWDDFLVTNAQSGLESLADVDPATIFPPAPGSLAGTPDAANALKWDEMVRYPSGKPPSIHEIPGIRQAIQALENARKVTLEQWMDRLGLDAVVFPANGDIGAANADVDEIASRFAWSNGVKYSNGNRPIRHLGVPTISVPMGVMEDTGMPVNLTFAGKAYDDNSLLRYGFAFEAVTKNRTMPPLVPGLDSDCFEIGGSPRGLPAQNTPELVVESQVKDIHGSEVSVQVQGSLKLGGAQLKRLSCFVNGKPVQVAVEGDRWFLATSYPISKRDASWERWASPALNQTILTITAHTDGGLATGKLILL; encoded by the coding sequence ATGGCACAACAAGCAGACAAGTTCACCCTGCTTGACGCAAGCATCTCGGAGCTCCAAACGGCGCTCTCCTCAGGATGGCTAAGCAGCGTCGACTTAGTATCGCGCTACCTACGCCGCATCAGCGTCTACGACGCCAACGGACCAAAGCTCAGCGCCATCCCGATCCTCAACCCAAATGTCTTTGATGAGGCGGCCGCTTCAGACGCCAGGCGCGCAGCGGGTCTTCCGCCGCgtctgctggaaggcatCCCCTACCTTGTCAAAGATAATATCAAGGTAAAGGGCATGACGGTTGCTAGCGGGTCGCCTGCGTTCGAGAAGCTAGTCGCTACCGAGGATGCGGCGTGTGTGCAGGTCCTGCGGGAAGCCGGCGCGGTGCTTCTGGGACGTACTAATATGCCGGCCATGGCATATGGAGGCATGCAGCGTGGATGCTACGGGCGTGCTGAGAGTCCCTATAACAGCGCATACCTGGCTGCGGCGTACGCATCGGGCTCGTCGAATGGATCCGCCGTCGCGACTGCGTCTAATATGTGTGCCTTCTCTCTCGGCACCGAGACTGTTTCCTCCGGCCGCTCGCCGGCCTCGAATAACGCTGTCGTCGCCTACACGCCCTCAAAGGGCTTGCTTCCGCTACGCGGCGTGTGGCCGCTCTATCCGACGTGCGATGTCTTGGTGCCGCATACCCGCATCATGTCAGATTtgcttctcgtcctcgatgTCCTGGCTACGTCTGATCCCTCACCACGGGGCGACTTCTACAATGAGCAGACAATCGTCCATCTGCCTTCAATCACCACTCTTCGACCACAGTCCTTTTCAACACTGCAAGACACCAACTCCCTCCGCGGTAAGCGCATCGGCGTACCATCAATGTATATCGGAGGCGATGATTCCTCCCTACAGGCCGTGAGCAGAATTTGCACCCGACCCTCTATCACCAAGCTCTGGCAACAGGCCCGACGAGCCCTGGAAGCATGCGGGGCGGAGGTTATCGAGACGGACGATTTCCCGCTGGTGACAACCTACGAATCCAAAGCGATGAACGGCCAGCTCGTCACTATCGCAGATTTACCCGATGGCTGGCCCGCTACAGAACGATGCGAGCTGGTCGCGCACGCATGGGACGACTTCCTAGTCACAAACGCACAATCGGGTCTCGAATCCCTAGCAGACGTTGATCCAGCTACTATCTTCCCACCGGCACCGGGTTCATTGGCAGGAACGCCCGACGCAGCGAATGCATTGAAATGGGACGAGATGGTGCGATATCCGTCTGGCAAGCCTCCATCCATTCATGAGATACCTGGTATCCGGCAGGCTATCCAAGCCCTCGAGAATGCGCGCAAGGTGACCCTGGAGCAATGGATGGACCGGCTCGGTCTGGATGCCGTGGTCTTCCCCGCGAATGGTGATATTGGTGCTGCGAATGCGGATGTGGACGAGATAGCGTCGCGTTTTGCATGGAGCAATGGGGTCAAATACTCGAATGGGAACAGACCCATTCGCCATCTCGGGGTACCGACTATTTCTGTGCCGATGGGCGTCATGGAGGATACGGGGATGCCGGTGAATCTAACGTTTGCGGGCAAGGCGTACGACGATAATAGTCTTCTGCGCTATGGATTTGCGTTTGAGGCTGTTACGAAGAATCGTACTATGCCGCCTCTAGTTCCGGGGCTGGACTCGGACTGTTTTGAGATTGGTGGGAGTCCACGAGGATTGCCAGCACAGAATACTCcggagctggtggtggagtCCCAGGTGAAGGATATTCATGGGTCTGAAGTTTCTGTGCAGGTGCAAGGGTCTTTGAAGCTGGGTGGTGCTCAGTTAAAGAGGCTTTCGTGCTTCGTTAATGGGAAGCCTGTCCAGGTGGCTGTCGAGGGTGATAGATGGTTCCTTGCCACCTCGTACCCTATCTCCAAACGCGATGCGAGCTGGGAACGCTGGGCCAGCCCTGCGCTGAACCAGACGATTCTGACTATCACGGCGCATACGGATGGTGGCCTTGCAACGGGCAAGTTGATTCTACTTTAA
- a CDS encoding uncharacterized protein (ID:PFLUO_001006-T1.cds;~source:funannotate): MASRMEQDAYLMPASPAGGRRASADYRPSIRKALGHVPACLVNASVTYCSNDQIYAFGGFDQYTDEVYNHVLKLDLNALRWELVDNYGDIPGVRMGHTATLYQGDKLIVFGGENEHREYLSDVVILDLNTSTWAQPEIRGSIPRGRARHAAVIHDDKLFIVGGVTGENNVILDDLTYLDLTTWTWSRTWSFTARFDHTAWVWGNRLWIFGGLGPNMERTTDIYWLDLKGSPSLSGINSSQGTVDSFDAANNVTHSPGSLSSPSQSLTGRAGSYAANSGSVQVRSLGRRKPIAPGSISCLRFQSGPHVPALFSGTHFQSYASGVLLDLITPSETVRSHDCNLSALELNSLRWQRLADGQEIFRPGYRWHYCTINESGTKAWLLGCSLDIGNAPGGGDDNHMSEVLSIDLEKYGLLGNDLSAEAPEKDASWQSDPSGSSSISGLGADLSAVFDQPPQAGSGTDFVITAVRDDHDGFCSDDIADPPSPSPSRAQPTFVEPGPSTSAPIHVHKIILQLRWPHFKRLYSAQMAEYHTKRMHIPETYSVVRAFLYYLYTDSIAGHPEYCSDVVDVAGMLVMANLYDMPKLRLLCVNRLSREIDVENAAIVWERAGRTNEQWLMRRAAQFCLTHWGRVVRTDGFKSLSHQSLIQLCEVVDMEGRIIAGPELEMEEGLGDRDVKPSQLRLGSATDDLDELDDEEGMELS, from the exons ATGGCCTCTCGGATGGAACAAGACGCATACCTGATGCCGGCCAGCCCGGCTGGTGGTCGCCGGGCCAGCGCGGACTATCGCCCGAGCATCAGGAAGGCCCTGGGTCACGTTCCCGCATGCCTGGTGAATGCCTCAGTAACGTACTGCAGCAATGATCAGATCTATGCCTTTGGAGGGTTCGATCAGTACACTGACGAAG TCTACAACCACGTTCTCAAATTGGACTTGAACGCTCTGCGATGGGAACTGGTCGACAATTATGGCGACATTCCCGGAGTACGAATGG GTCATACGGCCACGCTGTACCAAGGTGACAAACTGATCGTGTTCGGAGGAGAAAATGAGCATCGCGAATACCTCTCCGACGTGgtcatcctcgacctcaacACATCCACTTGGGCCCAGCCGGAAATTCGTGGATCCATCCCTCGGGGACGGGCACGCCATGCAGCGGTGATCCACGACGACAAGCTGTTCATCGTGGGCGGAGTGACTGGCGAGAACAATGTCATCTTGGACGACCTGACCTATCTGGATCTGACAACTTGGACCTGGTCTCGGACATGGAGTTTCACCGCGCGATTTGACCACACCGCGTGGGTTTGGGGCAATCGCCTCTGGATTTTTGGCGGGCTGGGACCGAACATGGAGCGGACAACCGATATCTACTGGCTCGACCTCAAAGGATCTCCGTCTCTTTCTGGAATCAACAGTTCCCAAGGTACCGTGGACTCCTTCGACGCAGCGAACAACGTTACTCATAGCCCAGGCTCCCTTTCTAGTCCATCACAATCATTGACCGGCCGCGCGGGAAGCTATGCCGCCAATTCTGGCAGCGTTCAAGTGCGCAGTCTTGGTCGCCGCAAGCCCATTGCTCCCGGATCCATCTCATGTCTTCGATTCCAGTCTGGTCCTCATGTACCGGCCCTGTTCTCAGGTACCCACTTCCAGTCCTATGCATCCGGGGTTCTGCTTGATTTGATCACCCCGTCGGAAACCGTCCGGTCGCATGACTGCAACCTGTCGGCTTTGGAACTTAATTCCCTGCGGTGGCAGAGACTGGCCGATGGTCAGGAGATCTTCCGGCCCGGTTACCGTTGGCACTATTGTACCATTAATGAGAGTGGGACCAAGGCGTGGTTGCTAGGATGCAGCCTTGACATTGGGAACGCGCCCGGGGGCGGCGATGATAATCACATGAGCGAGGTACTTTCCATCGACCTGGAGAAGTACGGACTGCTAGGCAACGACTTGTCCGCAGAAGCCCCTGAAAAGGATGCCTCTTGGCAATCCGATCCCTCCGGATCCTCCTCAATATCTGGGCTGGGAGCAGACCTCTCTGCTGTCTTCGATCAACCTCCCCAGGCAGGAAGCGGCACTGATTTTGTCATCACTGCCGTCCGCGATGATCATGACGGTTTCTGTTCGGATGATATAGCGGATCCCCCGTCCCCCTCCCCATCTCGTGCTCAGCCGACCTTCGTCGAGCCTGGTCCCTCCACATCTGCCCCCATCCATGTCCACAAGATCATCCTGCAGCTGCGCTGGCCGCACTTCAAACGGCTGTATTCCGCGCAGATGGCGGAGTATCACACGAAGCGGATGCACATCCCGGAAACATACTCGGTTGTGCGCGCCTTCTTGTACTACCTCTACACAGACAGCATTGCCGGACACCCTGAATACTGCTCCGATGTCGTCGACGTGGCTGGGATGCTGGTCATGGCTAACCTCTACGACATGCCGAAACTGCGCCTGCTGTGTGTCAACCGACTGAGTCGCGAGATCGACGTTGAGAATGCCGCGATTGTCTGGGAGCGCGCAGGACGGACGAATGAGCAGTGGCTAATGCGCCGAGCCGCACAATTCTGTCTGACCCACTGGGGCCGTGTGGTACGGACGGATGGCTTCAAGTCCCTGAGCCACCAGAGCTTGATCCAATTGTGCGAGGTGGTGGACATGGAGGGCCGCATCATTGCGGGCCCAGAActcgagatggaggagggtcTGGGAGACCGAGATGTGAAACCCTCGCAGTTACGTTTGGGGTCTGCGACGGATGACCTGGACGAGTtggacgacgaagaaggaatGGAACTTTCATGA